The genome window TTGCGGCGGGCATCCAGCTCCAGCCGGCCCAGCCCAGCGACCCGGCGGATGAACTTTTCCCAGAAGACCCAGGCTCCGTGCGGGCGGTGAAAAGTCTTGTAGTAGAAGCCTACCGGCAGGCAACGGCCGAACCATCCCATACAGGCGCCCAGGTCACGGTCGAGGCTGCCCAGGAAATTTTGCCCCCTTACTTCCAGCCCCTCAGAGACCGGATGCAGATCGGCGCGCACGCTCGTCTCGCCGGACAGGCAGACAAGGCAGTTCGCGTCGTGTCCCGCCATTGAAAAGGGGCCGCGCGGGCGATGATACTTGAAAGATCGCGACAGGAGCCTGCGCCCCGAGGCGGCCAGGGCGCTGGCGACGGTGTCCCCCTCGTAGCCGGGGTAGGGTACGCCCTCGAAGCGCAGCGTTACCGGCCGTGAGCGGTTTATAAATCGGCCCCAGGGGGCGGGGAGGCGGCGCTCCGTCACCGTGGTCACTTCAGGTTTCCTTCTGCGCCTGCCGCCTGTTCGCCGTGAATAGCTGTTCGGGCGGGTATGTCGCTATGATCTCGTCTGTTCCGGTGTCACGTTCGGCGATGAACCAGTAGGCGCTGGGCACGTGCATCCACCACTCCCTGACCACGCCTCTGGCGTTGTTCTCCATAAAGAGGTATTCCGCCCATTCCCGGTCGCCGCTGTCCGTCGGATCGGGCATGGTCTTCACTTCGCCCAGGCAGACGAACTCGGCGATGTTTCGCATGCCGTTCATGGGGCAGGGCATGAGCTTCATCGCAGGGAGGCCATCCGCCTCAGTGGCCTACGGCCGCCGAGGCCCTTTCTCCGATCTGACGGAACTGGTAGAAGCGATCCAGTGCAAAGGGCAGGAGCAACTCTGGCGTCTTGCCTGTAGCCAGGGTCTCGGCCATGCGCTTGCCGCAGACAGGGGTGGCCTTGAATCCCCAGGTGCCCCAACCGGCGTCCAGATAATAGTCTCGTACCGGGGTTTCTCCCATGACGGGGCTGAAGTCCGGTGTCATATCGGCGACGCCCGCCCATTGCCGCAGCACCTTCAGCTTGCCTAGAAAGGGGAAGAGGGCCAGGAGGTGCCCCGCCAACTCTTCCTTGAAGGCCAGCGTGGAACGGGTCGAGTAGAGAGGGTAGGGGTCGGCGGAGGCGCCCATGACCAGTTCGCCGCGGGCCGACTGCGATACGTAGAGGCTAAGCGAGCCTGAGACAACGATCGAGTCCAGGAAAGGTTTGACCGGCTCCGTAACGCAGGCCTGTAGCGGGATGCTGCGTATCGGCAACCGGACTCCCGCCATTTTTGCAACCAGAGAACTGGTCCCGGCGACCGCCTGCAATATCCTGCCGGCCTGGACTTTGCCGTGCGCCGTCTCCACGCCGGTGGCGCGTCCGTTTTTCACCTGGACGCCAGTTACCTCTGTATTTACATGAATTTCCACCCCCATCTCCATTGCTCGCTTTGCATATCCCCAGGCTACGGCATCGTGTCTGGCGATGGCGCCGGGAGGGTGATACAGCGCGCCCAGGATTGGAAACCGCGTATCGCGGCCCAAGTAGAGCTGCGGACAAATCCTGGCGATCTCGTCCGGATAAATTAGTTCCGAGCGCACGCCCAGGTGCTTGTTGACCTCAGCCCGCCAGCGCGAGGTGCGCACGCCCGCCAGCGTATGTGCCAGCGTCAGGTGTCCGCGCGGCGAGTAGAGTATGTTGTAGTCCAGCTCTTTGCTGAGCCCGCGGTATAGCCGCAACGATTCGTCGTAGAAGCGAATGGCCTCGGGGGTGAGATAGTTGGAGCGAATGATCGAGGTGTTGCGGCCGGTGTTGCCGCCGCCCAGGTAGCTTTTTTCCAGTACGGCGATGTTGCGTATGCCCCAGTCCTTCGCCAGGTAGTAGGCCGTCGCGAGACCGTGGCCGCCGCCGCCGATAATAACGATGTCGTAGGAAGGCTTAAGCCCCCCCGAGGTGGCCATGGGCTTCCTGTCCAGATGGTCCCCGCCAAGGCCGTATTTGAGTAGTTTCAGAGGCATCCAAGGGTTCCGCCAGCCAAGTTCGGGAGTGGACAAACAATATACCCTGCGCCGCAGGTATGCAATGCCGTTGCGCCGGCGCCCGGTTCCGGGAGGGCCCCTGCCGTGTTCCGGTTCGGACACATACGGGGAATTTTTGCGCAAGAATGCAGCGCTCCTTGCCTGGCGGTATAATCCCCCTTTAAGTTTTCTTTGCTAGAGACGAGGATTGATCCCATGCAACAACTTCCGCAACTTCAGAACAGACGCCGCGTTGCCCCGGTAGCGAAAGCGCTTTGCGCCCTGGTAGCCTGTTGCGCCGGCATTGCCCCAGGACTCGCCGCCGCGGCCGAGACCAACGATTATCCCACCCTGGATCGGGTGGGCTA of Gammaproteobacteria bacterium contains these proteins:
- a CDS encoding sarcosine oxidase subunit delta; translation: MKLMPCPMNGMRNIAEFVCLGEVKTMPDPTDSGDREWAEYLFMENNARGVVREWWMHVPSAYWFIAERDTGTDEIIATYPPEQLFTANRRQAQKET
- a CDS encoding FAD-dependent oxidoreductase gives rise to the protein MPLKLLKYGLGGDHLDRKPMATSGGLKPSYDIVIIGGGGHGLATAYYLAKDWGIRNIAVLEKSYLGGGNTGRNTSIIRSNYLTPEAIRFYDESLRLYRGLSKELDYNILYSPRGHLTLAHTLAGVRTSRWRAEVNKHLGVRSELIYPDEIARICPQLYLGRDTRFPILGALYHPPGAIARHDAVAWGYAKRAMEMGVEIHVNTEVTGVQVKNGRATGVETAHGKVQAGRILQAVAGTSSLVAKMAGVRLPIRSIPLQACVTEPVKPFLDSIVVSGSLSLYVSQSARGELVMGASADPYPLYSTRSTLAFKEELAGHLLALFPFLGKLKVLRQWAGVADMTPDFSPVMGETPVRDYYLDAGWGTWGFKATPVCGKRMAETLATGKTPELLLPFALDRFYQFRQIGERASAAVGH